From the Argentina anserina chromosome 3, drPotAnse1.1, whole genome shotgun sequence genome, the window AAGCTTGACCACAAATGCTAATCGGGTCATGAAGCTTCGTACCACTTTGCATATTGACACCTCAAATTTATGCCTTGCATGCAACAATGAAACATATACCAATCTACATTGTATTGCATTGTTTCTTTGTCAGTACCATAATATTCGTGAAACCGAAATCTAATTTCAAGGCAATGTACCATTGATTATCAAGTCAGTACGTAAGAACTTTGTCCATAACCTTAAgtttaacaaagtaacaaggttttattttactgTTCTTGGCTTAATCTCTGACAAAATCATAAAATACCAACACGTACATATGCATGGGTGACAATGATGGTAAATACTCAAATACTTTATCGTTTGGAATTTCATAATAGACTTAATTACTATTCAGATCGGTGGGTATATAAGGTATAGACTCCAGAACTACTTTAATAAACCATTACTTGATATGATAGTGTATTATATGCGTGTTAGGCAGAATGTACCCTTTCGATTGATATCTAGAGAAAATTTAAACCATATATTAATGAGTACTGCTCGATATCAGAGTGGGATATAAGGAAGTTAATTAAGAATCCACAGGAAATGACAATGTTGAAGGATTTAGTGGAAAAAGTTGTGATAATCTAAGAGGATTTAGTCGTTAAGCAAATGAAACACGATTCCACTTCGGAAGGAAAGCATAACAATAGTAGACAGACTTTCCTTTCATCTTTCGACAGATGATGGCTTGATGGCAGGCAAGACAAGCTTTATGTCACTCAGCATGCATATTTGAGTGGGCAAAGTAGGCCAATCCCTTCAAGAAAGATTGAATTATTGAAGACTGGTCCGTTACGAGTGAGTGTCATACACTTTGCCGAGTGTCTCTGTACGTATCCACAAGCAAATTGCTAAACCTCTCGTCATGCACTGCACCCAGCAAAAGATCGATAGATTTAGCTTCTACCTTGCAAGTATAGCTTCTAGCTTGTAGGAGCAGGTTTCTGTGTGGCCACCTTGTTTGGCACTGGTATGTTGAGGGAGTATGATTCCTCTAATGCTCTTAGCTAAAGCAGTAGCACATGGAATATCGATCGATCTTGTTGACAAACACTACATCAAATCACTCAAATGAAAGTTCCCAAAGAAGTGAATGTTTTTATGGTAAGGGCATCCGAAAGAGTTCGGCTTTCTGGGGTTAAAAAAAAGCATACCATCAACTCTGACAAAAAGCCATAGTATAGTAGTAATAGCTAACATCGCACCCTGTTATTAAACGTAAGTTTAGCCTCCATTTGCTATCCACTGAAAATATTACCAACACAGAAACAAATATTTCTGgttagagaagaaaaaatttaaattcaaaactaCTATTCCCATTGAGAAAGACAAGTACATTACACTAGAACTTTAAAATTTGGACGTTGTACTATTATTTAGATCATACTGCTAACTGTGCTAAGACAGAGTGATACAGAAAgttttttgaataaaaactATCCACTTACTGAGAATAATCACAAGACAACAGATACTCTCTTTCAGAAAAAAATGAGTATAAAATCTCAAACATATCAAATCTCGGAGCTCTTGCTCTTATCTTCTTTAGGGGGCGCAAACTGCTTGCAGAGTTTGGATCTTGCCCAAGGATCCAAAGGAACtcttggtggtggtggttgagGGGCTGGTGGTTTTGATTGTCTGAGCTCATTGTCTCTGTCTATGAACTCAATATAGGCCATTGGTGCAGCATCACCAACTCGTATACGTGTCCGAAGAACCCTTGTGTATCCACCTACTCGATCTTTGTATCGATAGGCCAGCTCTGTAAATAACTTGTGAATTACATCATCTCCACGCACAAAAGCAGCAGCACGCCTCGCTGCACAGAGGGAACCGTCTTTTCCAAGCTGCACCATTCTATCAGCCTGACGCCGAACCTCTTTTGCTTTGGCAACAGTGGTTTCAATGCGTTCGTGCTTCACCAACTGCGAAACCATCGTCCTCAGCATAGATATGCGATGAGCCGTGGTTCGGTTCAGCTTCCTTAACTTAGTCATTTTCTGATGCACACAACCACAAACTGTGAGAATCAAGCTTCAGAACAATTCAACCAAAAGTGACTAATAACATCACTACCCCTGTTTGAATCAGAACATTATTACAAAAACATCTAAGCAAATAGAATACGGACCAACAGAACAACTATCCTGGGAAACATACAATGCACATGCTCAAACTACAACTCAGATTGTTATAACAAAAGGCAGCAATTTGTCGAAAGTTCAATCATACGTAGGGATCTCCATTCAGCCATACCCCTATATCCAAAACTCCACCGTCTTAATAATTGGATAACTCACCTGATGGAAACACTCCACTTACACATCATACTACCTCCCAAAAACTCATGCAATGTCGTAACGATTAGGGACTTCATCTAATGTATTACTCTTAAACCAAATCACTCGCAAGCCTCGACATGGCAATGTCCAAAGACATGAGAGGCACATTCCCTAGCACTCTACACCTCACACCCTGTCACCAACTTTGCAGTTCACAGCTCTACAATATTCTCCTATACATTTCCTCACCACAACTTTCGTCTTTAACACAATTCCACAACCAATCACACTTCTTAAAACAGACTCAAAGTCAAGCTAAAGCCACAAAACCAAGAAATGCAACACATCACTAACCTACACAAGGAGATTCAGCACAATTCTACTCTACAAAATGCATAATCAAACCAGCTAACACACTCTAAAGTCTCAGAAACCATCAACTCAATCCAATCCAGAATCATCCTAATTCCTATATCACACATCACATGCGGCCGGAATTTGATCTAGATAAGTACACAAACCTCGAAAGATCTAATCTTTATCCAGAAAGAGACCACTCACCTTGGTTTTCCGATCAACGAAGACAGCGAGATGAGACCCTTTTGCCGGCGACGAAAGTGAAGAACTTTATTGGAGATGGGAAGGGAGCTCAGCAAACTAGAGTCGCTCAGTGAGAGGTTTTATTAGTTTTGGGCCcttttttagggttttaggaaTCCCCAAAAGCGGTGTCGTTTTGGTTTAAGAAATAACACATTAAAAAACATAGCTTTAAATAGTTGACAACACCCGCCGGTCTCTCTGGTTTCTCTGTGAACTGGGCGCACTCTCCAGCTTGCCGATTTCTTCTACAGGTAAGTTCATGATTAGGGTTTAATGAGTTATTGCATAACTGGGATTTCGTTTGTTGTTGTAATTTCATATAAACTATAAAGGTCTCACCTTTTTGCTTTGGGTTGTAATGATTTCATTTATACTTTGATGAATTTGCTTCATAGGTTTTAAATGCATAGTGTAAATTGGTGATAGTCAAGTGTATAAAGAAGTAGTCTTTGTTTAGTTCTTGGTCAGAGACAAAGATAGTGCTAAGAAAGGAGTAAGCTTTACCCATGTTATAGGTTCTCTGCATGCTTTTGGATGCTAGCTTATCTTTGGGagttatgtgaatttagaTTTTTTCACGGTTTGCTTCACTAGAACTTATGATTCATGGGTGTTTATATAAAATTTGTTGAGATTTTATTGGAAGTCGTATAGAGTTATGTTTCAGCATTAATTTATTTCTGAATTTAAGGTGATTATTGGTGTTTCAGATAAGAAAACCGGCACCATTTCTGTGAGCTCTCAGTTGCTGAAGGGAAATGGAGGGTAGTCTGAATGATGACGGTACAGAAGAGCTTAAGGGTCTTCGGATCACCTCACTGGATGATGAGAgtgatgaagaagaacaacaaacAGAACAAACAGAACAAGAAATTGTTGTGGATAACgatgatgaggaggaagaagaagatgaagaagcaaGAGATTCTATGGTTTTAGGTTTTGTGAAAAGGCCCAAGAAAGCCAGCTCTCTTTTACGCCATTTCTTCCCTTCAAAGGCTGGTGGAGTTCCGGTATGCTACTAAAACCTTAAGTTCTTTTGTtgggacaaaaaaaaaaccttaag encodes:
- the LOC126788691 gene encoding uncharacterized protein LOC126788691, whose product is MTKLRKLNRTTAHRISMLRTMVSQLVKHERIETTVAKAKEVRRQADRMVQLGKDGSLCAARRAAAFVRGDDVIHKLFTELAYRYKDRVGGYTRVLRTRIRVGDAAPMAYIEFIDRDNELRQSKPPAPQPPPPRVPLDPWARSKLCKQFAPPKEDKSKSSEI